The genomic DNA TTTAGGTTTTGGGCGGTTGCGGCTAGGACAAATTCGTCATGTGCGCCGCTTGGACCGCGCAATCAGAGGCTGCCAAGGCCATGAATGCGTTTGAGATGCGCAAAGGACATTTCGACCTTTTTGCGCAACTTGCATGAGATGCTGTATTGCTTTGTCTGTAATAACCCCAAAGCACGTTTCCTGCCGCCTACCTTTGTGCGACAAAGCCACTTAGGGAGCGAAAGCCCCCGAAGTGTTAATAACGGCTACTTAGATGGTTACAAAATGCGTGTTACTATCGGCAACTGGTGCGCCGCTAAAATCCGCCTCATCTGGGATACGTCCAAATGCGATCTTAGCTCCAAGATAGCCGCCGGGGACTTCACCTGGCGGTCCAAGAGAAAGGGCGTGAGGACCAAACTTGGCCCGCATGTTGTCCATGAGGTCGCTGACCTTTTCCCATTTCGCACGGGATGCAGCTTCGGACATGCCACTCGCCGCATCAGGAGATGCTGCGAAGAGATCCGTCATAAACTCACCTTCAACGATCAGCCCGTGGATCATCACGCTGACCGATCGCGGCTGAAACGCCATGTGCTGCTCTGCCCACGTTAAGCCGTCAGACAGTGCAAGCAGAAACGCATAGTCGTCCCGCGCTGGTAGGAAGTTCCCTTCCCAACCCCAGTTCTGATCATCGCGGCGGCTTTCGTGTGCAGAGCGGTATCCGCCCCCGCGAAAACTCAACGTCAGCTTTGTTGCGCGCATATTGGCGCGACGCAACCGGCGCCCTGCGCTCTCGATTAGCAGACGTGCGCAAACCCTGACTTTCTCAGGATTACGCCAGTCCTTTGGTAGCACTCGGCTATGCCCAAACATGCTCTTCTTCGTTGGTGGTCGCTCGGTGTGGTAGCCATGCAGACCGTTCCAGAACCGTTCACCTTCTACGCTACCCCAAATGGCCCGGGCCTGTTTGGGCGCGAGAGCCCACAGGGCAGTGAAGTTGTGCACCTGTGCAGCCTTTAAGCGCGCCTGCATTCCCTCTGAAATGCCGGGCAGGTCGCAAAGGTCAACCTCGGCAAGCGCGTCCGGCATATCCGCCGCTGGTAACAGCTTAAAGCCGTTGGGCTTGTTTAGTTCGGCCGCAATTTTCGCCCGAAGCTCTGTAGGAGCCATTCCGATCGAACAGGTCAGCACGTCACTGAAAGCTAAGGCGATTGCCGTCTTCAAACGTAAAGCCAGAGCTTCACCTTCTGCAGCCTCCACACGCAGTAAATTGCAAACGACCTCATCGATGGACCTGACGTGGGTAACGGGGAGGCAGGTCTCGATCACGTCGAGGATCCGCTTATGCAGGCGGACATAGACGTCGTGCCGAGCTACCACGAAGATCATGTCAGGGATGATCTCGCGCGCCTTGATGATCGTCGTTCTGGATTTGACCCCGAGGGCCTTGGCTTCGCGGCTGACGGCGATGCAGCTGGTATGCAATGAATCCAAGGGGACCACGCCAACTGGGCGCCCGCGCAAATAAGGATTCAAATGCTGTTCGGCTGAGGCGAAGAAGCTGTCAAAATCAAGGTAGAGGCGTTCGATGCCACGCGCCTGACCACGTGAATGCTGCATCTTATCATCTCCAGACCAAGATTTAGAATTATAGATGATCGGCATGACAGAGCAAGGGATCGTGCAGACAAGAGATTGAGGCCTTTGGGTTTGAATTAAGCTCTCTTGACGAAAGTGCAGAAAACAAAAGAGCGTCAGCTGCTGCCCTTTCAATCAAATCGGAAGACGTTCACCTGATAGCCAGCTCACGTTCCAAAAAGAAGTATGCAGACCTTTCTGAGGCAGAACTTGCGGCCTACGTGCAAGTGTCTGGAGCATTTGTCGGCCTTGGAAACCTGCTTAAGTCTGAGCTCAAGTACCCTGAGCGCCCTTAAGTGCCACCCCTGCCCACCTCATCCGATTTTGCTCTGACAGTGCCAGAAAAGGGCACCTCGATTGAGGTGCCCTTTTCATTGATTTTGCCAGGAAGGCTTATGCGCGGGCCCGGCGAGCAAAGTTCTCAATGTCGCCGCGTGTCATACCAATGTCTGCAAGCTCACGTGCACTCAAATTGTTCAGTGTTTCGCGCGTCTGACGAACGGCGTTCCAATTTTTGTAAAATTTTACCAGGCTGACAAAAGGGTTCTTGATGGGGACGTCGGACGGGCGAATTGTTGTGAAAGCGGCCATAGCCATAGTGAAAGGGACGGCGGATTGAAAATTTGTTTTGAAAGCGGCCATAGCCATACTCCATTGGTTGATCGTTATGTCTCAACAATCGAAATATGTCGCTCCGCTTCCTATAGTAGAGATAAAAATAGCATACCACTTATGCGCTTTTCGCAGCCGCAGCATTTTCAATGCTTTCCCAGAATGGTGCTGTCAGACAAAAGCGAACCAGTCTCATTTTTCCGCAGCCTCAATCCTTTAGGCTATGGCGGTCGAAAACGGAACCTGTTCACCGATGTTGCAAATGTCGATGCCCGCATGTCCGTGACGAAGGATGGGCTACTGATGCTCAAGTAAGGGCGCGAAATGGTTGGCTGTGCCAAGCACTTGTGCCAGCCAACTAGTCGGGACTGGCAGTTGGCGTGGGAACGGCCCATAGCAGCACACGCATCATCGCCGCAGCAATCAACAACAACAACCCTAACCACAACCCTACGAAATTTCCGTCTCTCGTACGTAACGGGATGCGAATTCCCCCTGTGTAGAAAAAGCCCAGGAAGGACCCAAACACTTCCGGCCTTTGCGTTTCATGGCACCACTAAGGGCGGAAAAAAGTCGTTCGCCGCACTCGCTAAACATACCGGTGCAGTTGGCCAAAGCGGACCATTGTCGTCCATAATGCACCGTTTCAGAGGATTACAACCGGAAGGGTGGCAAGCTGTCATTCCATGCATTGTAGTAGTTACAGGGTATTTGCTTCAAAAATGACTAAAAACGTTCCCTTCTGACCTAAGCGTAGACTATCCCTAATAAAAAAGA from Octadecabacter antarcticus 307 includes the following:
- a CDS encoding DUF1127 domain-containing protein; the protein is MAAFKTNFQSAVPFTMAMAAFTTIRPSDVPIKNPFVSLVKFYKNWNAVRQTRETLNNLSARELADIGMTRGDIENFARRARA
- a CDS encoding Y-family DNA polymerase, which encodes MQHSRGQARGIERLYLDFDSFFASAEQHLNPYLRGRPVGVVPLDSLHTSCIAVSREAKALGVKSRTTIIKAREIIPDMIFVVARHDVYVRLHKRILDVIETCLPVTHVRSIDEVVCNLLRVEAAEGEALALRLKTAIALAFSDVLTCSIGMAPTELRAKIAAELNKPNGFKLLPAADMPDALAEVDLCDLPGISEGMQARLKAAQVHNFTALWALAPKQARAIWGSVEGERFWNGLHGYHTERPPTKKSMFGHSRVLPKDWRNPEKVRVCARLLIESAGRRLRRANMRATKLTLSFRGGGYRSAHESRRDDQNWGWEGNFLPARDDYAFLLALSDGLTWAEQHMAFQPRSVSVMIHGLIVEGEFMTDLFAASPDAASGMSEAASRAKWEKVSDLMDNMRAKFGPHALSLGPPGEVPGGYLGAKIAFGRIPDEADFSGAPVADSNTHFVTI